Proteins encoded within one genomic window of Gloeobacter kilaueensis JS1:
- a CDS encoding NUDIX domain-containing protein has translation MSIERLERQLVHTGSRLQLFQDRVRLENGLERRWEVLEQPEVVVVLPFEVTAEGMRLLLVRQYRYAIGQDLLEFPAGTVEAGEAPEATARRELAEETGYAASRWIALPPVFRMPGTSNERTYFFVATQLTAASGYSADPEEAIALVWLAAAEFEERIRSGAIEDGKSLILWLLAQPHLPLIPR, from the coding sequence ATGTCGATCGAACGCCTCGAGCGCCAGCTTGTGCATACTGGAAGCCGCCTGCAGCTGTTTCAAGACCGCGTGCGCCTCGAAAATGGCCTGGAGCGCCGCTGGGAGGTGCTCGAGCAGCCGGAGGTGGTCGTGGTCTTGCCCTTTGAAGTGACGGCAGAGGGGATGCGGCTGTTGCTGGTGCGGCAGTACCGCTACGCCATTGGCCAGGATCTGCTCGAATTTCCGGCGGGCACCGTCGAGGCGGGCGAGGCACCGGAGGCGACCGCCCGGCGGGAGCTGGCCGAGGAGACGGGCTACGCGGCGAGCCGGTGGATCGCTCTGCCGCCGGTCTTCCGGATGCCTGGCACCAGCAACGAGCGCACATATTTTTTTGTTGCGACGCAACTGACAGCCGCCAGTGGCTACAGCGCCGACCCGGAGGAAGCGATTGCCCTGGTGTGGCTCGCTGCCGCTGAATTTGAAGAGCGGATCCGCTCCGGAGCGATCGAAGACGGCAAAAGCTTGATCCTCTGGCTGTTGGCCCAGCCCCACCTGCCCCTGATTCCCAGATAG
- a CDS encoding winged helix-turn-helix domain-containing protein yields the protein MGTRVLVVEDDDEIAQLIELYCRQEGFEPRRVNNGLAALRIVESDCPEVIILDWMLPGLDGLEVCQRIRALPAGKDPYILMLTARGEEIDRIVGLSTGADDYVVKPFSPMELMARIRALLRRSQRQNSGEVSTSKLQSPHFLLDCDRRIASREDQPLELTTLEFDLLVALIAQPGRVWTRNQLISRLWGDDFFGDERVVDTHIARLRKKIEPDPARPQHLKTVIGVGYKFEDHE from the coding sequence ATGGGAACTCGCGTACTGGTTGTCGAGGACGACGACGAGATTGCCCAACTCATCGAGCTGTACTGCCGACAAGAAGGTTTTGAACCGCGCCGGGTCAACAATGGCCTTGCTGCCCTGCGCATCGTCGAGAGCGACTGCCCGGAGGTGATTATTCTCGATTGGATGCTGCCGGGGCTCGATGGCCTGGAAGTCTGCCAGCGCATCCGGGCCTTACCGGCGGGCAAAGACCCCTATATCCTGATGCTCACCGCCAGGGGTGAAGAGATCGACCGGATCGTCGGGCTTTCGACCGGGGCCGACGATTACGTCGTCAAGCCTTTTAGCCCGATGGAGTTGATGGCCCGCATCCGGGCGCTGTTGCGCCGCTCCCAGCGCCAGAACAGTGGCGAGGTGTCCACCAGCAAGCTGCAGTCGCCGCACTTTTTGCTCGACTGCGACCGGCGCATCGCCAGCCGCGAAGACCAGCCCCTTGAACTGACGACCCTCGAATTCGATCTGCTCGTCGCTCTTATTGCCCAGCCGGGCCGGGTCTGGACGCGCAACCAGCTTATCAGCCGCCTGTGGGGAGATGATTTTTTTGGCGACGAGCGGGTGGTCGATACCCACATCGCCCGGCTGCGCAAAAAGATCGAACCCGATCCGGCCCGGCCCCAGCACCTCAAGACGGTGATCGGCGTCGGTTACAAGTTTGAGGACCATGAATAG
- the tmk gene encoding dTMP kinase gives MFISFEGGEGCGKTTQIALLHDWLTSLGHPVIQTREPGGTALGQALRTLLLDPRSELGSTSELLLYAADRAEHVERVVRPALTAGRIVLCDRFSDSTVAYQGYGRRLDLALIERLNRIATGGLTPDLTFWLKLDARTGLERRRDPDRFEAESLAFHRRIEAGFAELALRHPERIRLIDASLSVEQTARQIRDIVDKFLNKNQSKLRE, from the coding sequence ATGTTTATCAGCTTCGAGGGCGGCGAAGGCTGCGGCAAGACGACCCAGATTGCCCTGTTGCACGACTGGCTGACGTCGCTTGGCCACCCGGTTATCCAGACGCGGGAGCCGGGGGGCACCGCCCTGGGTCAGGCGCTGCGCACCCTGCTGCTCGATCCGCGCTCGGAGCTGGGTTCGACCAGCGAGCTGTTGCTGTACGCCGCTGATCGCGCCGAGCACGTCGAGCGGGTCGTCCGGCCTGCCCTCACCGCTGGGCGGATCGTGCTTTGCGATCGCTTTAGCGATTCGACGGTCGCCTACCAGGGTTACGGTCGCCGCCTCGATCTGGCCCTCATCGAACGGCTCAATCGCATCGCCACCGGTGGCCTGACGCCGGACCTCACCTTCTGGCTCAAGCTCGATGCCCGGACCGGGCTGGAGCGCCGCCGCGACCCCGACCGCTTCGAAGCAGAAAGCCTCGCCTTTCACAGACGCATCGAAGCAGGCTTTGCTGAACTGGCCCTGCGCCATCCTGAACGCATCCGGCTGATCGACGCCAGCTTGAGTGTCGAGCAGACCGCCCGGCAGATCCGTGATATCGTAGATAAATTCCTGAATAAGAATCAGTCTAAACTGAGAGAGTAA
- the lptB gene encoding LPS export ABC transporter ATP-binding protein — protein MKITLDRISKQYSKRAVVDTVSLGLEQGEVVGLLGPNGAGKTTTFYMITGLEKPDSGRICLDRRDITTTPMHLRARMGIGYLPQQQSIFRHLSVEQNILLVLEQTGVPRRYWRKKLEELLEEFGIATIRRSKGIQVSGGESRRVEIARALAVGLEGPQFLLLDEPFAGIDPIAVSDIQRMITRLRDRGIGILITDHNVRATLTTTDRAYIMNQGKVFASGTPDELAGDPLVRQYYLGDEFQL, from the coding sequence GTGAAGATCACCCTCGATCGCATCTCCAAACAGTACAGCAAGCGGGCCGTCGTCGATACGGTCAGCCTTGGTCTCGAACAGGGGGAGGTGGTCGGTCTACTGGGTCCCAACGGTGCCGGTAAGACGACGACTTTTTATATGATCACGGGCCTCGAAAAGCCCGACAGTGGCCGCATCTGCCTCGACCGGCGCGATATTACGACGACGCCGATGCACCTGCGCGCCCGCATGGGCATCGGCTATCTGCCCCAGCAGCAGAGCATCTTTCGTCATCTGAGTGTCGAGCAAAATATTTTGCTGGTGCTTGAGCAGACAGGCGTGCCCCGCCGATACTGGCGCAAAAAACTCGAAGAGTTGCTCGAAGAATTCGGAATTGCCACGATTCGCAGGAGCAAAGGCATTCAGGTTTCCGGCGGCGAGTCGCGCCGGGTCGAGATCGCCCGCGCTCTCGCCGTCGGCCTCGAAGGGCCGCAATTTTTGTTGCTCGACGAACCGTTTGCCGGTATCGACCCGATCGCCGTCTCTGACATCCAGCGGATGATTACCCGCCTGCGCGACCGGGGCATCGGCATCTTGATTACCGACCACAACGTGCGCGCCACGCTCACTACCACCGACCGCGCCTACATCATGAACCAGGGCAAAGTCTTTGCCTCCGGGACTCCCGATGAACTTGCCGGCGATCCGCTCGTGCGCCAGTACTACCTGGGCGACGAATTTCAGCTCTAG
- a CDS encoding NADPH-dependent FMN reductase — protein MVKIIGLCGSLRASSYSEKALLLALAAAERAGAEVEYLDFKKMDLPFCDGGDSYPDHPDVQVLKSKVKAAAGLIISTPEYHGSFSGVIKNALDLMSFEEFTDKVWGVISVLGGGQNSNALNDLRTVARWVHSWVVREQVAIGQAWKQFDTEGKLVDPKLQERLDKLAQEVVRSARLFRVAD, from the coding sequence ATGGTCAAAATTATCGGCTTATGTGGAAGTCTACGGGCCAGTTCTTATTCTGAAAAGGCGCTGTTGTTGGCTCTGGCTGCTGCTGAGCGCGCTGGGGCCGAGGTCGAATATCTCGACTTTAAGAAGATGGACCTGCCTTTTTGTGACGGGGGCGACAGCTACCCGGACCATCCGGACGTGCAGGTGCTCAAAAGCAAGGTCAAGGCGGCGGCGGGCCTTATCATCTCGACGCCGGAGTACCACGGCAGCTTCAGCGGCGTGATCAAAAACGCCCTCGATCTGATGAGCTTTGAAGAGTTCACCGACAAAGTCTGGGGGGTAATCAGCGTTTTAGGCGGCGGTCAGAACTCCAACGCCCTCAACGACCTGCGCACCGTCGCCCGCTGGGTGCATTCGTGGGTGGTGCGCGAGCAGGTGGCGATCGGTCAAGCCTGGAAGCAGTTCGATACGGAGGGCAAGCTCGTCGATCCAAAGTTGCAGGAGCGGCTCGACAAGCTCGCCCAGGAGGTGGTGCGCTCAGCGAGGCTGTTTCGGGTTGCCGACTGA
- a CDS encoding sensor histidine kinase translates to MNSRRRPLNLQRRLLLAFLIVLAACLLVLFIVGWVAAPQFFNAHLDRLARTGADLSVLRDDLEAGFEFAWVMGTICALLVGCLVAATLSLYVSRRVFQPLAELSSVAERFGRGQWHERAPCVGVTEIDRLANSFNVMAGRLESIERRRLDLIADLTHELRTPLTIVGGYLEGLTDGSVEADPELFARLSRETHRVRRLVNDLQELSRVEAGNVPMHRQPVAMHRLVEEVFAKFRYQLPEEGPALLNDVPLYLPTVWADPDRIEQVLINLVGNAIRYTPPEGKITVSATAGAAAVRFEVRDTGIGIAPEDLPHVFERFWRADRSRSRLSGGSGIGLTIVKRLVELHSGSVAVTSSPGQGSCFSFTLPMFANHTFSSKSDISTS, encoded by the coding sequence ATGAATAGCCGACGGCGGCCTTTGAACCTGCAAAGACGGCTTTTGCTCGCCTTTCTCATCGTTCTGGCGGCCTGTCTGCTGGTGTTGTTTATCGTCGGTTGGGTGGCCGCTCCCCAGTTTTTTAATGCCCACCTCGACAGACTGGCGCGCACGGGAGCGGATCTGAGCGTGCTGCGCGACGATCTGGAGGCGGGCTTCGAGTTTGCCTGGGTGATGGGTACGATCTGCGCCCTTCTGGTCGGTTGCCTGGTGGCGGCCACCCTCAGCCTCTACGTCAGCCGCCGCGTCTTTCAGCCCCTCGCTGAACTGAGCAGCGTCGCCGAGCGCTTTGGCCGGGGCCAGTGGCACGAGCGGGCTCCCTGCGTGGGCGTCACCGAGATCGACCGGCTCGCCAACAGCTTCAACGTCATGGCCGGGCGTCTTGAGAGTATCGAGCGCCGCCGGCTGGATCTGATCGCCGATCTGACCCACGAGCTGCGCACGCCGCTCACGATCGTGGGTGGCTACCTTGAGGGGTTGACCGATGGTTCGGTCGAGGCCGATCCGGAGCTGTTTGCTCGCCTCAGCCGCGAGACCCACCGCGTCCGGCGGCTGGTGAACGACCTGCAGGAATTGTCGCGGGTCGAAGCGGGCAACGTGCCGATGCACCGCCAACCGGTAGCGATGCACCGGCTGGTCGAAGAAGTCTTTGCCAAATTTCGCTACCAGCTGCCCGAAGAAGGACCGGCTCTGCTCAACGATGTGCCGCTCTACCTGCCAACCGTCTGGGCCGATCCGGATCGCATCGAGCAGGTTCTGATCAATCTGGTGGGCAACGCTATCCGCTACACTCCTCCGGAGGGCAAAATTACCGTGAGCGCGACGGCAGGCGCGGCGGCGGTGCGCTTTGAAGTGCGCGATACCGGCATCGGCATCGCCCCCGAAGATCTGCCCCACGTCTTTGAGCGCTTCTGGCGGGCAGACCGCTCCCGCTCGCGCCTCTCCGGCGGCAGCGGCATCGGCCTGACGATCGTCAAGCGCCTCGTCGAACTGCACAGCGGCAGTGTCGCGGTGACGAGCAGTCCCGGTCAGGGCAGCTGCTTCAGCTTTACGCTGCCAATGTTTGCGAACCACACTTTTTCTTCTAAGAGTGACATCTCAACTTCATAG
- a CDS encoding photosystem I reaction center subunit III, translating into MSRKHSRIPFAVALLGILALVLFVQTGAFAQTQVKNPLKPCKDVPAYQELKKARYDAAEKAAAANVQLTFDKAALDNKFGRYDTAQCSDDGHPHLLVDGRLDRAGDFLIPSLLFLWLAGALGWAGRLYLARSKGPEDEIIIDLPKAVQCLLLGLIWPVQAIPELISGKIRLPEERVTISPR; encoded by the coding sequence ATGTCGCGTAAGCATTCACGAATCCCTTTTGCGGTTGCCTTGCTGGGTATCCTCGCACTGGTGCTGTTCGTTCAGACCGGTGCCTTCGCCCAGACGCAGGTCAAAAATCCGCTCAAGCCGTGCAAGGATGTTCCGGCCTACCAGGAGTTAAAGAAAGCCCGTTACGATGCAGCCGAAAAAGCGGCGGCAGCCAACGTGCAGCTCACCTTTGACAAGGCAGCCCTCGACAACAAGTTTGGCCGCTACGACACCGCCCAGTGCAGCGATGACGGCCATCCGCATCTGCTCGTCGATGGGCGGCTCGACCGCGCCGGAGACTTTTTGATTCCGAGTCTGTTGTTTCTCTGGCTCGCCGGTGCCCTGGGCTGGGCTGGCCGCCTCTACCTTGCCAGGTCCAAAGGTCCAGAAGATGAGATCATCATCGACCTGCCCAAGGCGGTCCAGTGCCTGCTCCTTGGGCTTATCTGGCCCGTCCAGGCGATTCCGGAACTCATTAGCGGCAAGATCCGCCTGCCCGAAGAACGCGTCACCATCTCCCCGCGCTAA
- a CDS encoding ATP-binding protein — translation MLKSLKTKGIGPFSALDIEFAPRLNIVTGDNGLGKSFLLDIAWWCLTRKWPAEVNPQLTSGYMARPASIESEGSGTPSTKSTISFAFTGKSKEESYTSTFEPLEQSWTGKSGRPSNPGLVIYAQVDGSYSLWDPARNYWRKRGNIDIQERQPAYVFTAQEVWNGLEDDSNVLCNGLLLDWALWQKEKGEAFELLKTALLTLSPDSDEEIRPGELTRISLDDVRDIPTIRMPYQQDVPVLFASAGIRRILALAYLLVWAWQEHIQASKLLKQQKTNQIILLIDEIESHLHPRWQRTIMGALLRTVKQFASDDKAGVQIIAATHSPLILASLEPLFDPAFDTWFDINLQSNDRGSHAQLEQIAWRRRGDISSWLTSEAFDLKLPRAKEIEQVVDRASAALQSEQTTREQFLTIDSELRNYLSDTDPFWIRWRYITDKRGLLR, via the coding sequence ATGCTCAAATCCTTAAAGACAAAGGGCATCGGACCATTTTCAGCACTCGATATTGAGTTTGCTCCCCGGCTCAATATCGTGACCGGCGATAATGGCCTGGGAAAGAGTTTTCTGCTCGATATCGCCTGGTGGTGCCTGACGCGGAAGTGGCCTGCCGAGGTCAATCCGCAGTTAACGTCCGGGTACATGGCACGGCCCGCTTCCATCGAGAGCGAAGGTTCAGGCACTCCTTCAACAAAATCGACCATTTCCTTTGCATTTACTGGAAAAAGCAAAGAAGAAAGTTACACGAGCACATTCGAGCCGCTTGAGCAAAGTTGGACAGGTAAATCAGGCCGACCATCGAATCCTGGCCTTGTTATCTATGCGCAAGTTGACGGCAGCTATTCCCTTTGGGATCCTGCCCGCAACTACTGGCGAAAGAGAGGAAACATCGACATCCAGGAGAGACAGCCAGCCTATGTCTTTACTGCTCAAGAAGTCTGGAATGGCCTGGAAGATGACTCGAACGTACTATGCAATGGTTTGCTGCTCGATTGGGCATTATGGCAAAAGGAAAAAGGCGAAGCATTTGAACTGTTAAAGACCGCCTTACTTACATTATCTCCTGATTCTGATGAGGAAATACGACCAGGAGAGCTAACAAGAATCAGCCTGGACGATGTCCGCGATATTCCAACAATTCGGATGCCATACCAGCAGGATGTACCTGTACTTTTTGCGTCTGCTGGGATCCGACGTATACTCGCATTAGCCTACTTACTTGTCTGGGCCTGGCAGGAACATATTCAGGCAAGCAAACTTCTGAAACAACAAAAAACAAATCAAATTATTTTACTTATCGACGAAATAGAGTCTCACCTGCATCCGCGATGGCAGCGGACAATTATGGGGGCTTTACTCAGGACAGTCAAACAATTCGCCAGTGACGACAAAGCAGGTGTTCAAATCATTGCTGCGACTCACTCTCCACTGATTCTTGCATCTTTGGAACCGCTGTTTGATCCAGCTTTTGATACCTGGTTTGACATTAACCTGCAATCAAATGATCGCGGTTCTCATGCTCAACTTGAGCAGATAGCCTGGAGACGGCGGGGGGATATCTCCAGTTGGCTAACGAGCGAAGCCTTTGACCTGAAGTTGCCGCGAGCAAAAGAGATCGAGCAAGTTGTGGATCGAGCATCTGCTGCCCTTCAAAGTGAGCAAACAACCAGGGAGCAGTTTCTGACTATCGATTCAGAGCTGAGAAACTATCTTAGCGATACAGACCCTTTCTGGATTCGCTGGCGGTACATCACTGATAAGCGTGGCCTGCTCAGGTGA
- a CDS encoding LptA/OstA family protein, with protein sequence MNRTAPWAICGLAAVSILAQAAAQTPGRDGGQLSINSDTQEANTKTGEIIARGNVHIEYPARKVIADAEQATYLTKEKKIILQGNVRAVQGDNRIDAEIVTYLIKEGVFKAEPKEKGKQVRSIYTVPPDEQQTSDATPTQKQK encoded by the coding sequence ATGAATCGAACAGCACCGTGGGCTATCTGTGGGCTGGCAGCAGTGAGTATACTGGCCCAGGCCGCCGCCCAGACTCCTGGCCGCGACGGTGGGCAGTTGAGCATCAATTCCGACACTCAAGAAGCCAACACGAAGACGGGTGAAATTATTGCCAGGGGCAACGTTCACATCGAGTATCCGGCGCGCAAGGTGATTGCCGACGCCGAGCAGGCGACGTACCTGACCAAGGAGAAGAAAATTATTCTCCAGGGCAACGTGCGCGCCGTTCAGGGAGACAACCGGATCGATGCTGAGATCGTCACGTACTTGATCAAAGAAGGCGTCTTCAAGGCCGAGCCTAAAGAAAAAGGCAAGCAAGTGCGCTCCATCTACACCGTTCCCCCTGACGAGCAACAGACCTCCGACGCTACGCCGACCCAGAAGCAAAAGTGA
- the mutL gene encoding DNA mismatch repair endonuclease MutL yields the protein MAAIAPLPEATVRLLAAGEVIDSPAAVVRELVENSLDAGADRIRVGLWPELWRVQIQDNGFGIEASELAMAAHAHATSKLRTLSDLWQLRTLGFRGEGLHSIAVVAQLEIVSATGASPTALRARYDHTGALQSLEAVAGAPGTVVTASELFDEQPVRRRFLADHKAQARLVAQLLQRYALAHPGHLFELAHDGRKVLQLPPAANLKQRILQILTQYDEHDLREVTLAHQSRSVRLVMGLPDRCSRARADWLQIYVNRRFVRHSELEQAVRTGFERTLRRGRHPLCIVQLELPAEEVDWNRHPAKLEVQLAATPQVAALVIAAIAEGLRHFAPKPSEGLLSAAEDWLPYRTGDQESGLLLRALIQMQRTYIVAEYPGGICLVEQHVAHERVLFEQLETSWELVAVDPPIAIDLSERQAANLREQGLAIEPFGARNWLVRSIPAALVERSDCLEALVELSRQEDSHEMRAALSCRTAIRNGTVLTPAQMQELLERWQRTKNPHTCPHGRPIYMPLTDGELARFFRRRWHICGS from the coding sequence TTGGCAGCGATTGCGCCCCTGCCCGAGGCTACCGTGCGTCTTCTGGCCGCCGGTGAGGTGATCGACTCACCGGCGGCGGTGGTGCGCGAACTGGTCGAAAACAGCCTCGACGCCGGGGCGGACCGCATCCGCGTGGGCTTATGGCCCGAGCTGTGGCGGGTGCAAATCCAGGACAACGGCTTTGGCATCGAGGCGAGCGAGCTGGCGATGGCCGCCCACGCCCACGCCACCAGCAAGCTGCGCACCCTCAGCGACCTCTGGCAGTTGCGCACCCTGGGCTTTCGAGGCGAGGGCCTGCACAGTATCGCCGTCGTAGCCCAACTGGAGATCGTGAGTGCGACCGGGGCGAGTCCAACCGCCCTCCGCGCCCGCTACGACCACACAGGCGCTCTGCAGTCGCTCGAAGCTGTGGCCGGTGCGCCGGGGACGGTGGTGACGGCCAGCGAGCTATTTGACGAGCAACCGGTGCGCCGCCGCTTCCTTGCGGACCATAAAGCCCAGGCGCGGCTTGTGGCCCAACTGTTGCAGCGCTACGCCCTGGCCCATCCTGGTCATCTGTTTGAGCTTGCCCACGATGGCCGGAAGGTTCTGCAATTGCCGCCTGCTGCCAATCTCAAACAGCGGATACTCCAGATCCTCACCCAGTACGACGAGCACGACCTGCGCGAAGTAACGCTCGCCCATCAAAGCCGGAGCGTGCGGCTGGTGATGGGCCTGCCGGATCGCTGCTCGCGCGCCAGGGCCGACTGGTTGCAGATTTACGTCAATCGCCGCTTTGTCCGCCACAGCGAACTGGAGCAGGCCGTGCGCACCGGTTTTGAGCGCACGCTGCGCCGGGGCCGCCATCCGCTCTGCATCGTTCAGCTGGAATTGCCCGCTGAGGAAGTGGACTGGAACCGCCATCCGGCCAAGCTCGAAGTGCAGCTGGCGGCCACGCCTCAGGTAGCGGCGCTGGTGATTGCCGCAATCGCCGAGGGGCTGCGCCACTTTGCCCCAAAGCCCAGCGAGGGACTGTTGAGCGCTGCGGAGGACTGGCTGCCTTACCGCACGGGTGATCAAGAAAGCGGCCTGCTGCTGCGCGCCCTGATCCAGATGCAGCGGACCTACATCGTCGCCGAGTATCCGGGCGGCATTTGCCTGGTCGAGCAGCATGTCGCCCACGAGCGGGTGCTCTTTGAGCAACTGGAGACAAGCTGGGAACTGGTAGCCGTCGATCCGCCGATTGCAATCGATTTGAGCGAAAGGCAGGCTGCCAACCTGCGCGAGCAGGGCCTCGCGATCGAACCGTTCGGAGCCCGCAACTGGCTGGTGCGCTCGATTCCAGCCGCCCTCGTCGAGCGCTCCGATTGTCTTGAGGCTCTGGTGGAACTGTCCCGGCAGGAGGATAGCCACGAGATGCGCGCCGCTCTCTCCTGCCGCACGGCGATCCGCAACGGTACCGTTCTCACCCCCGCCCAGATGCAGGAATTGCTCGAGCGCTGGCAGCGGACCAAAAATCCCCACACCTGCCCCCACGGTCGGCCCATCTACATGCCCCTTACCGACGGCGAACTGGCGCGCTTTTTTCGCCGCCGCTGGCACATCTGTGGTTCGTAG
- a CDS encoding ABC transporter ATP-binding protein: protein MAPAVDLVAQQLEKRYSEREVVRGVSFTLHPGEIVGLLGPNGAGKSTTVGMLYGLVIPTAGTVRLGPYDVRSQGREARQHMGVVSQENNLDPDFNVLGNLLTFARYYRLEGHEARLRAEKLLAQVGLLERSKDSTEALSGGMKRRLVLARALISDPSVVFLDEPTTGLDPDARQDFWRLVAELRAAGRGVVLTTHYMDEAERLCDRLLLMKNGEVVGEGEPEAVIAREVGREVAEVEGIDPAQLVHLANQAGSWTRPFGGGTLVVLPSDGDTLWQAIVDLAPTRLTRRRANLEDVFLRLTGDRL from the coding sequence TTGGCTCCGGCAGTGGATCTGGTCGCTCAGCAACTAGAAAAGCGCTACAGCGAGCGCGAAGTGGTGCGCGGCGTGAGTTTCACCCTGCATCCGGGCGAAATTGTCGGCCTGCTCGGTCCCAACGGTGCGGGCAAGAGCACCACGGTCGGAATGCTCTATGGCCTGGTGATCCCGACGGCGGGCACCGTCCGCCTCGGCCCCTACGACGTGCGCTCCCAGGGCCGGGAGGCCCGCCAGCACATGGGCGTGGTCTCCCAGGAGAATAACCTCGATCCTGACTTTAACGTGCTGGGCAACCTGCTCACCTTTGCCCGCTACTACCGGCTGGAAGGGCACGAAGCCCGGTTGCGCGCCGAGAAGCTTCTCGCCCAGGTGGGGCTTTTAGAGCGCTCAAAAGATTCGACCGAGGCGCTTTCAGGGGGAATGAAGCGGCGATTGGTGCTGGCGCGGGCTTTGATTAGCGATCCGAGCGTCGTCTTTCTCGACGAGCCCACCACCGGCCTCGACCCGGATGCCCGCCAGGACTTCTGGCGGCTGGTGGCAGAACTGCGCGCCGCCGGGCGGGGCGTGGTGCTCACCACCCACTACATGGACGAGGCCGAGCGCCTGTGCGACCGGTTGCTGTTGATGAAAAATGGCGAGGTTGTGGGCGAGGGTGAACCGGAGGCGGTGATCGCCCGCGAGGTGGGCCGGGAGGTGGCCGAGGTCGAAGGGATCGATCCAGCACAGCTCGTTCATCTCGCTAACCAGGCGGGAAGCTGGACGCGCCCTTTTGGTGGCGGCACCCTCGTCGTGCTCCCGAGCGATGGGGACACCCTCTGGCAGGCGATCGTCGATCTTGCTCCCACCCGGCTCACCCGCCGCCGGGCCAACCTCGAAGATGTCTTTTTGCGGCTCACCGGCGACAGGTTGTAA